The proteins below come from a single Aegilops tauschii subsp. strangulata cultivar AL8/78 chromosome 6, Aet v6.0, whole genome shotgun sequence genomic window:
- the LOC109768610 gene encoding putative disease resistance protein RGA1, which translates to MFSVASVVSSLATSVLGKAASFGTDWAVNEIKSAWNAQEELHKLENSLKFICGVLRDAEDRESASHVLHEWLDCLKDAVYDIDDLLDDASTEALILQVHKGLSRIQSMSLLITGPFKLSHKIEQVRKKLDEIAKDRGQFGLNEQPIIDSRMFRSSNRETHSFITESDIIGRAEAKKKIIEKILTAKDSKPLSVLPIVGLGGIGKTALAKWIYNDVQVTQNFEMKLWVCVSDVFNLKKILDDIIQSGTGESNMKLNLEMLQRKLCELLKERRYFLVLDDLWNDKLADWEELRRLLSSGGRGSVIIVTTRSSNVASMVKTMEPYDVEKLPDDKCMQIFTQYAFRGEEEDMMDQQLVSIGESIVKKCCGVPLAARTLGSLLSRCRDIEEWRHVLEDNLWNMEQNTDDILPALKLSYDALPPHLRPCFSCLTVFPKGHTIYQDILIMFWMALGLIRPSNKRTQLQTGEKYFKELLGRSLFQDQCVLSDNRVFYCKMHDLIHDLATLVSQKEHAIVSSEKVTVSESVRHLVWDRENFSIGLNFPEELKKANKTRTFTIRSSFGTVSKSFIDDLFSSFTLLRAVTFFGVDFEVLPSSIGDLKHLRYLLIQFNGKLRLLPKSLGKLVNLEMLHLYGCNQLEEFPNEARNLVSLVYFNLTSKQKYLRLCGWSSLAILKMSYCYELISLEEGFDSLRALRELLIFDCPKPTALPSSIWQLSTLVALSISGCEELDLMVPAGEASGGLYSLQNLQLGRLPKVTHLPESFKSASSSLQYIEIVGCGNLERLPSYIQDFRFLKRAVINGCPELSIRCAVESGEDYPFVSHIPEVYTDGTPLSKASSPGEERSSLD; encoded by the coding sequence ATGTTCTCCGTGGCGTCAGTGGTATCAAGCCTTGCAACCTCCGTTCTTGGAAAGGCTGCATCCTTTGGTACTGACTGGGCTGTTAATGAGATCAAGTCAGCCTGGAACGCCCAGGAAGAGCTTCACAAGTTGGAAAACTCATTGAAATTTATCTGTGGTGTTCTTCGAGATGCTGAGGACAGGGAGTCAGCTTCTCATGTCCTTCACGAGTGGCTGGACTGTTTGAAGGATGCGGTCTATGACATAGATGATCTTTTGGACGATGCGTCCACCGAAGCTCTCATTCTACAAGTTCATAAGGGTTTATCTCGCATTCAGTCTATGAGCCTTCTCATTACTGGTCCATTCAAATTGAGTCACAAAATAGAACAAGTTCGTAAAAAACTTGATGAGATAGCAAAGGACAGAGGGCAATTTGGTTTAAATGAGCAACCAATTATTGACAGCCGGATGTTCAGGAGCAGCAACAGGGAAACTCATTCTTTCATCACCGAATCAGATATTATTGGAAGAGCTGAAGCCAAAAAGAAGATAATTGAAAAGATATTGACAGCTAAAGACTCAAAACCCTTGTCTGTTCTTCCGATTGTCGGTTTAGGAGGAATTGGAAAAACTGCTTTAGCAAAATGGATTTACAATGATGTTCAGGTTACCCAGAATTTTGAGATGAAATTATGGGTTTGTGTATCTGATGTGTTTAATTTAAAAAAGATCTTGGATGATATAATACAATCAGGTACAGGTGAAAGCAACATGAAGCTAAATCTAGAGATGCTGCAAAGGAAGTTGTGTGAACTTTTGAAGGAAAGAAGATATTTTCTAGTGCTAGATGATCTCTGGAATGATAAACTTGCAGACTGGGAAGAGCTGAGAAGGCTGCTGTCTAGTGGTGGAAGAGGAAGTGTCATTATAGTTACCACACGCAGTTCAAATGTTGCATCAATGGTGAAGACTATGGAGCCATATGACGTGGAAAAACTGCCAGATGATAAGTGCATGCAAATATTTACCCAGTACGCATTCAGAGGTGAGGAAGAGGACATGATGGACCAACAGTTAGTAAGTATTGGGGAGTCCATTGTGAAAAAGTGTTGTGGTGTTCCTTTGGCAGCCAGGACGCTGGGTTCCCTATTGTCAAGATGTCGAGATATTGAAGAATGGCGACATGTTCTGGAGGACAATTTGTGGAATATGGAGCAGAACACAGATGATATCTTGCCAGCATTGAAATTGAGTTATGATGCACTTCCACCTCATCTACGACCATGCTTTTCTTGCTTGACAGTTTTTCCAAAAGGCCACACAATTTACCAGGACATTTTGATTATGTTTTGGATGGCTCTGGGATTGATTCGTCCATCTAATAAACGCACTCAGCTACAAACTGGAGAGAAGTATTTTAAAGAACTACTTGGGAGATCTTTATTCCAGGATCAGTGCGTCCTTTCTGATAACAGGGTTTTCTACTGTAAAATGCATGATCTTATTCATGACCTTGCAACCTTGGTATCCCAAAAGGAGCATGCCATTGTAAGTTCTGAAAAGGTAACAGTCTCTGAGAGTGTCAGGCACCTAGTTTGGGACCGTGAGAACTTCTCCATAGGACTCAATTTTCCTGAGGAACTGAAGAAGGCAAATAAGACAAGAACATTTACAATCAGATCAAGCTTTGGTACCGTGAGCAAATCCTTCATTGATGACCTTTTCTCaagtttcacactcctccgtgcTGTGACATTTTTTGGAGTTGACTTTGAAGTACTGCCGAGTTCCATTGGAGATTTGAAGCACCTGAGGTACCTGCTTATACAGTTTAATGGCAAACTCAGATTATTGCCGAAGTCCTTAGGTAAGCTGGTGAATTTGGAAATGCTTCATCTCTATGGCTGCAACCAGTTAGAGGAGTTCCCAAATGAAGCTCGCAACCTTGTTAGCCTTGTATACTTCAACCTCACATCAAAGCAGAAGTATCTAAGGCTGTGTGGTTGGTCCTCTCTCGCAATTCTGAAAATGAGCTATTGCTATGAACTGATATCATTGGAAGAGGGTTTTGACAGCTTGAGAGCCCTCCGAGAGCTACTCATCTTTGATTGTCCGAAGCCGACCGCTCTCCCCTCCAGCATATGGCAACTCTCTACACTTGTTGCATTGAGTATTAGTGGCTGTGAAGAGTTAGATTTGATGGTACCAGCTGGGGAAGCCTCGGGAGGACTATATAGTCTTCAGAACCTGCAGCTTGGTCGTCTTCCAAAGGTGACACACCTTCCAGAGAGCTTTAAGtctgcttcttcctctcttcaATATATAGAGATTGTCGGTTGTGGAAACCTGGAGAGGCTGCCAAGTTACATCCAAGATTTCCGTTTTCTTAAGAGAGCCGTGATTAACGGCTGCCCTGAGCTGAGCATAAGATGCGCGGTCGAATCCGGAGAGGATTACCCTTTTGTAAGCCATATCCCCGAGGTGTACACCGATGGGACTCCACTGTCAAAAGCAAGCTCACCTGGTGAAGAACGTTCTTCGCTTGATTGA